The Desulfocurvibacter africanus subsp. africanus DSM 2603 genome includes the window TGACGGAGACGCGCTCGCGGCCGAAGAGCAGGCCGAGGCGCATGGCGTCGGTCTTGGAGATAGCCAGCGCTTCGCGCGGGCCCATGGCGCGCATGAATCCCTGGGCCGCCAGATAGCCTGCCAGGCTGCGCGGCCGCATGCGGCCGTTAACCAGCACCACCGGCACGCCCCGCTTTCGGCATGACGTGAGCAGTCCTGGCCACAACTCGGATTCAAGGAGCACCACTACCTTGGGCCGTACCTGGAACAGCGCCCGGGCCATGGTTCCGGGTTTGTCGAACGGGCAAAAGGCCGTGTAAAGCCTGCGACCCTGTTCGTCTCCATTCAATTCGGCAGCGGCTTGCTCCAGGATAGTCAAGCCCTGGGCCGTGTTGGTCGTGGCCAGGGCCGTGAACCGGGGAACCTCGTCCGCCAGTGCGCGCAGCAGCTCCGCGGCCAGGTAGGCCTCGCCGCCGGAGGCGGCCTGGATCCATAATCCGGCCTCGGGCAGGGGCTCCTGCAAGGTACGCTGTTCGTAGCCCTGACTCAGCCGCTTGTGGCGGCGCAGCAGGGGCATGGCCATGGTCCAGCCCAGGCCGTAGATGGCGCGAGCAATGCTCATGGCCAAAGGTCCTTCCATGTGCTCTCCACTCGGATCCGTCAGTTGGACCGGTCGGCTGTCAGAAAATTGTGCAGGCTAGATCTCGAACTTGCGGCCATGGGCCTCCAGCCCCAGATCCATGAGCCGCTTGATGAGCGCATCGAAGTCCAGCCCGGCCTCGTGTGCGGCCTGGGGCACGAGGCTCGTGGGAGTCATGCCCGGCAGGGTGTTCACTTCGAGGATATAGGGCTCATCGCCTTCGAGCATGAAGTCCGAGCGGCTATACCCGCGCAGCTCCATGGCTTTGTGCGCGCGCATGGACAGCTCCTGCACGCGGCGGGCGGTCCGCTCCGGGATGGGAGCGGGACAGATCTCCTTGGCGCCGCCCTGCGTGTACTTGCAGCGGTAGTCGAAAAAGGCGCAGCCGGCAGGCTGGATAAGAATGAGCGGCAACGCTTTCTCGCCCAGGATGGCGCTGGTGACTTCCTGGCCGTTCACGCCCTCTTCCAGCAGGACCGTTTCTCCTCGGCAAAAAATGCGCTCAATGGCCGGGGTCAGCTCCTCGGCATTATCCGCGCGGCACAGGTCCAGACTCGATCCGCCCATGTTCGGCTTGACGAACAGCGGGAAGCGCAGCTTCGTGCTCCAGCCCGCCTGGGGCCTGCGAGGCAGGTATTCCCAGCGCGGCGTGGGAATGCCGGCGCGGGCGAAAACCTGCTTGGCGCAGGCCTTGTTCAAGGCCAGGAAGGAAGCCTTGGGGCCCGAGCCCTGGTATGGGCAGTCCACCTGCTCCAGCATGGCCTGCACGAGCCCGTCTTCTCCGGGCGTGCCGTGCATGTTGATGAAGGCGAAGTCAGAGTCCGAGGCAAGCTCCAGGATGTCGTCGAAGCGTTCGGCGGGATCCAGGCGCGTGACCTTGCAGCCCAGCCGCAGCAGGGCTTCATGAATCTTTGCCGCGCCGGACAAAGAGACTTCACGCTCGTTGGACCAGCCTCCCGCGATCAAAAGCACACGCATTGAGATCGACCTTTAGGTATTCGTTAAGGCGTTGTTCCACTTCAATGGAATTTTCCATGGTCAGGAGAATCTTATCCCTGATGTCCTCTGTCAGGCCGTATCTTTCGGCAATGTCCTGGAAGCGCTCGGTCACGGAGACGATGACGTCGTGGCGCACGCGCTTGTCGGCATAGAGCACGGCCAGGGGCAGGAAGTAACGTTCCACGTCGGGCTCGAAGGGCCAGTGCACATGGTGGAGGACGCCGTGAGAAATGAGCGGATTGCCCGTAAGCTGCGAGGCCCAAGCAGCGCCGATCTGGCTGTGGTTGCCGCCGAAGGCGATCGTATAGGCCTTGCCCAGGTCGTGCAGCAGGGCCGAGGCGCGCACGGTCTGCACGCAGACCGCGGCCCCCAGCTCCCGGGCGCGCACGGTCAAGGCGGTGGCCACTTCCGCCACAATCTGGCTATGCCGGCGGATGTGCTCAGGCATGCCATGAATATCCCAGAAGCCGATGCACTCCGCGTCCGAGGGAGTGCGCCACTCGGGGCGGCAGCGGGAAGGAAAGGGCGAGGCCATGAAGGCTCCGGTGGTTCGTTTGCTGTAAAGGCGAGCCTGCGCTGTTGCCGCAAGCATGACATTAAGAATTAGCAGGGATGGGCGCGAAAGGCAAAGAGTGCGGTTGCTTTGGCAAGCCGGTCGCAAGCCCCTAAACTTCCCTGGCTTTCGGCCGATCAGACAAAAAGGCCGTTGAACGGTATTTCATCGGGCCGCATGCTATTACGAGGGCACGGGAGGAGTATGGCCAAGCTTCTGCGCATGAGCGACTATGCCGGTTCCGCCGGTTCCGCCGGCTCGGGAATACAGGATGACGGCGAATGTGGAACTGCCGAAACTCCGGACATGGCGATGCGCTTGCGCATGAACGACATCCTGGGTCGGGACTACGGCCGGCTGGAGGATATGGTGTACGGCATACTGCGCATCCGGGAGATCCTCGACCGTCATGTGGGGCCGAGCCCGGAATGGCAAAGGCTTCTTTTGGACCTCCTGCGCGAGTCGTGCCGAGCCAAGCGGCCCGGTCCGTTCAAACGCTCGGGCCGCGCCGGACGAGGCGGCAGGGGCCTGGTCCAGTCCCTCAGCGCCGTGCGGCGCATCCAGCACTACATAGAAGGGCGCATCGAAGAGCGTAATGCGCTGGAGCTCGGCTCGGCTGTTGTCATCCTCAAACTCATCGAGCATACTCCCGTCGCGCGCTCGCTACTGCGCGCACCCGCCTCCGAGAGCTCTTGACCCCTGGCAAAATGCGCCGCCCTCTGATATGCACCTGCCTCCGGAACAACGAATTTTGGAGGTGCGGACATGCCTTCGTTCGATATCGTCAGCCAAGTGGATCAGCAGGAATTAGATAATGCCGTGAACAACGTGCGCAAGGAAGTCGAGACCCGTTACGATTTCCGCAACGTGACCACGGTCATTGATCTGAACAAAAAAGACAAGAAGATCAGCGTGCTTACAGGCGACGAGATGAAGATCAAGGCGCTCAAGGAAATGCTCGCGGCCAACTGCGCCAAGCGCAAGGTGGATCCTAAGTTCCTGGAGTGGGGCAAGGTCGAGCCCACATCCAAGGGACAGGTCAAGGCCGAGGTCAAGATCGTTGAAGGCATTTCCAAGGACATGGCCAAGAAGATCGTCAAGCTGATCAAGGACAAGGGCCTCAAGGTGCAGCCGTCCATCCAGGATGAGCAGGTGCGTGTCACGGGCAAGAAGATCGACGATCTGCAGGAGGTCATCCAGATGCTCAAGACGACCGATCTGGATCTGCCCCTGCAGTACGTGAACATGAAGAGCTAGCCGCCAGGGCTTCCCAGGAAAGTGGCATAGCCGCCCTCCGGTTCATCTCCAGTTTGCCGCCAAGACGTGGCATTGCCATGCCTTGGTTCCGGTCCATGACGGCTATTTGCATTGACGTGACCGCGTGCTCTGCTTACTTCATTGGGGCCGGATATACATTTCATTTCAGCGCGCCACCATCAGGCGGAGGAGATCACGTCATGTGTCTTGCCGTGCCAATGGAGATCGAGGCCATCAACGAGAGTGTAGCCGACGTGCGCGTCGGTGAGGTGCGCCATCAGGTGCGCCTGGACATCATCGACGAGCAGCCCCAGGTAGGCGATTTCGTCATCGTCCATGCCGGTTTCGCCCTGCGTCGTATCGACCGCGAGGAGGGCTTGGCCACACTCAAGCTGTTCCAGGAAGGGCTGAACCTTGAACTTTCTTGATAAATTCCGCGATCCCGAGCTGTGCCGGAGGCTGCTGGATCTTATCCACAAAGAGTCCAAGGGCGTGCGCTTCATGGAAGTCTGCGGCACCCACACCGTATCTATCTTCCAGAGCGGTATCCATACTCTGCTGCCCGACAACGTGGTGCACCTGACAGGGCCGGGCTGCCCGGTCTGCGTGACTCACGACCGCGAGGTGGCGGCTTACCTGGAACTGGCCGCCCGTCCCGGCGTGACCATAGCCACCTTCGGCGATCTCATGAAAGTGCCGGGTCCCAAAGGCCGCAATCTGAAGACGGCCCAGGCCGACGGCGCCGACGTGCGCGTGGTCTACTCGCCCTTCGATTCCCTGGAACTGGCCCGCAAGCTCCCGGACCGGCAGGTGGTCTTCCTGGGTATCGGTTTCGAGACCACGGCTCCTGCCGTGGCGGCCACGCTCAAGGCCGCCCGCGAGCAAAAACTCGCCAATTTCAAGGTCCTGCCCTTCCACAAGCTCGTTCCTCCCGCCTTGCGCGGTCTGCTGAGTGACCCGGAAATGCGCATCGAGGGCTTCATCCTGCCCGGACACGTTTCGGCGGTCATCGGCCTCGACCCCTACAAGTTCTTGGGTGACGATTGCGGCCTGCCCGCGGCCATCACGGGTTTCGAGCCCCTGGATCTGCTTCAGGCCCTGTTGTTCCTGGTGCGTCAAAAGAACACCGGCGGCCACGAAGTGGTCAACCAGTACCGCCGCGTGGTTGCCGACGCCGGCAATCCCAAGGCCATGCAGGTCATGTACGAGGTCTTCGAACCGGCCGATGCCCTATGGCGTGGCATCGGGACCATTCCGGGCAGCGGCTTGGCTATTCGCGAGGAATACGCCGAGCACGACGCCTTCCGCGCCCTGGACCTCACCTTGCCCGAAGTGCCACCCCTGCCGGGCTGCCGTTGCGGCGAAGTGCTCAAGGGCAAGATGCGGCCCGATCAGTGCCCTCTGTTCAAGAAGGCCTGCACCCCGGCCACGCCCGTGGGGCCGTGCATGGTCTCCACCGAGGGCAGTTGCGCGGCGTATTTCAAGTACCAGCTCGATGCGTAGCCGTCGGCTTGTCAGGAATTAAGATGCCTCCGGCGGCTGGGGGAGTAACGACTCCCCCAGACCCCCCGCATTGTGTGAGCGAACTCTCCGCCGAAGCGGCGGAGAGTTCGCTCACACACGGGGAGGGACAAGCTCGCCATGCTTAGGCCGAATATGCCCCGAGCCGGCCGGTTCCTCCGGCCGGCTCGAATACGGGGTCCAGGGGGCCATGCTCCCTGGTGGGTGGGGTCTGGGGAGGGCAAAGCCCTCCCCAGGTTCGTTAACGCCGGACCAGACCAGGGTGACACATGAACGACGCCAAGGTTCTTCTTGATTATGGCAGCGGCGGCCGGGCTTCGCACCGGCTCATAGGCGAACTGCTCCTGAGTCACTTCCGGAGTCCGGAACTGGCCCGGCTCAACGACGCGGCCGTGCTGGACCTGCGCGGCCCCGTGGCCGTGAGCACGGACAGCTTTACTGTGGATCCCATCTTCTTTCCTGGCGGCGATATCGGCTCTCTGGCCGTGCATGGCACAGTCAACGACGTGGCCATGCTCGGCGCACGGCCGCTTTATCTGACCTGCGCGCTCATCCTGGAAGAGGGCCTGCCCATGGCCGACCTGGAGCGCATCGTGGCCTCCCTGGGCCAGGCTGCAGATGCGGCTGGCGTGGCCGTGGTCACGGGTGATACCAAGGTCATGCCGCGCGGTCAGGCCGACAAGATTTTTATCAATACCACAGGCATAGGCCAGATCATGGTCGAAACTCCGCCCTCTGGCGATCGCGCCCGTCCCGGCGATGCGATCCTGGTCAGCGGCAGCATGGGCGACCACGGGTTGACCATCCTGTCCCAGCGCGAGGGGCTGGCCTTCGATGCGCCGGTGGAGAGCGACTCGGCTTGTCTGAGCCATCTTATCCTCAAGCTTCTTGAGGCCCTGCCCGACATTCACGTGCTGCGCGACCCAACGCGCGGAGGCTTGGCCACGACGCTCAACGAGATCGCCGGTCAATCGCGCGCGGGTTGCCTCATCGAGGAATCCAGCCTGCCCGTGAAACAGGCCGTGAAGGCCGGGTGCTCTTTCCTGGGCTTGGACCCGCTCTACCTGGCCAATGAGGGCAAGTTCATCTGCATCCTGCCCGAAGCCCAGGCCGATGCCGCGCTGTCCATCCTGCGCGCCGACCCGCTGGGCAAGGATGCCGCGCGCATCGGCACGGTCACGGCCGAGAATCCCGGCAAGGTCGTCATGCGCACGCCTCTTGGCGGCCACCGGATGCTGTCCATGCTGGAAGGCGAGCAATTGCCCAGGATCTGCTGACCTGGCATTGCATGAAAGAAAAGGCCCCGCCGGATCGACTCCGGCGGGGCCTTGAACGTTGTGTGCTTATCTTTACGCCGGGATGCCGAAGCGCTCGGCAATGAGTTCCTTGGAACGTGTGGCAAGTTCGTTGATCTGCGGCTTGGTGATCTGGTCGTCCGCGCCTACGGCCTCGCCCTTGTGGCGCAGCTTGTCCGATATCAGCGAGGAGAAGAGCACCACGGGCAGCCTGCGCAGCTCCGGGTCCTCCTTGATGCGTTTGGTGAGGGAATGGCCGTCCATGCTGGGCATCTCGATGTCCGAGATGACGATCTGGATGAATTCAGGCAGGTCGCGACCCTCGCGGTCCGCACGTTCCTTGTAGCCCTGCAGGCGATCCCAGCCTTCTCGTCCGTTTTCGGCGGTCTCGACGCTGAAGTTGGCGCCCTCCAGCAGTGACTTGAGCATATTGCGAATGAGCGCCGAATCGTCCACGACCATAGCCCGGTAGCGCGCGCCTTCGCCTTTCCGCGATTCGGCATTCAGGCGCATGCGCATGCCCGGATTGATCTCGGCCACGATTTTTTCCAGATCCAGGATGAAGATGATGCGGCCGTCGATCTTGACCACGCCGGTGATGGAGTCGCTGGAAAATGAGGAGACATAGCGGTTTGGCGGTTCCACGGACTCCCAGCTCATGCGGTGAATGCGCGTGACGCCCGAAACGAGGAAGCCGGTGGTCACGGCGTTGAACTCCGTGACGATGACCTTGGGCTCCAGGGGCTCGGTGCGGGTCTTGTCGAGCCATATGGCCAGGTCGACCAGCGGGATGATACGCGAGCGCTGGTTGAAGGCGCCCAGAATGGACGAATGCGTAACCTGCGGCACCTCGGTGATGGTGGGCTGGCGGATGATCTCCAGGACCTTGGCCACGTTGACGCCGTAGTAGCCTTTGTAGGACTGGCCGTCCGGAGTCTGCTCGTCGATGTAGAACTCGACGATCTCAAGCTCGTTGGTGCCGGCTTCAAGAAGAATATTATGCTGGGCCATGGAATGCCTCTGGTGGAGCTACTAAAGTGAATGATACTTACGTCTGATTCTTGAATGACGCAGTCGGTTGCGTCAATCCTTTTCTATCGTCACTAGTCCAGCACTCCACGCTCATACGAGCGGGCAGGCTTCAATCCGTTCGATATCCCGTACAATGTGCTCCAGCTCCTCCCAGGAGGAACACATCACCAGACGCTGGCGCAACTCCTTGCAACCATCGATGTGGCGTACGTAGCGCGGCACGATGGTGCGCATCTTGAGCAGCTCGCGCGAAGGCAGGCCATGCTCGTGAATGAGCTGCACGTGGCGGCGGATGATCCAGGCCAGGCTCGGCACGGAAGCCTGGCCTCCGTTGAGCGCTGCTTGCAGGCGCATGAACACGGCGGGGTCGCGCAGAGCGCCGCGGGCAAACATGACCCCGCTGGCCCCGGTCTCCTGCAAACAACGCACGGCGTCCTCGGCCGTGAACAGATCGCCGCTGGCCAACACCGGGATGGACACGCTTTGGCGCAGACGGGCAACCGCAGCCCAATCCGCCTGGCCGGAGAAGCCTTGCTGCGCATAGCGCGGGTGCAGGGTCAGCCAACCGACGCCCGCCTGCTCCAGGGCCTTGGCGACCTCCAGGTAGTTCTCCCCGGAAGGATTCCAGCCCAGGCGCATCTTCACGCCCACGCGAAACGGACTCGCGCGCTCGACCATGGCCTTGGCTACGGCCAGGAGCAGGTCAGGGTCCTTCATGAGTGCCGCGCCGCTGCCCGTCTTGACCACCTTTGGCACGGAGCAGCCGCAGTTGAGGTCGAACCAGGTGAAGCCACGCGCCAGCAGCATATCCGTGGCCTGGCCCATAAACTTGGGCTCGGAGCCGAAGAGCTGCGCGACCAGGGGCGAGTCAGCGGAATCGGTAGCCAGGATTGGCTGGGTGTTACGGCTGTCGTAGACCAGACCCCTGGCGCTGATCATCTCGGTCACGGTGACAGCGGCGCCCAGTTCGCGGCAGAGCAGGCGGAAGGGCAGGTCCGAAAAGCCGGCCAGGGGCGCGAGCCACGGCGCATTGGGAGCGAAAGGCAATTGGTGCATCATTGGTTCTCTACTCAAATCCGACGGCCATAGGTAATGGGCGTGTCGGCGTCCAGGAGTGCGGCTAAACCCGTGAGGCCGCTTAACCGGAATACGCCCAGGAAGTCGGCAGGCACATGCTGCGCCAGGGCTTCGGCGCAGGCCTGCAGGGACGAGGACAAAGCCTGTGCGGCCTTAGGCGCGGCTAGCCCGATGCGGAAGCCGGCTTGCGGGTGTTTGCGCAGCAAACGCAGTTCGCCCTGTCCGAGACCGGGGCAATCAAAGCTCAGCCGCGTTTCGCGCATGGCGCTGGGATAATCAAGAGGCTCGGTTGCGGTAGAGGTCAACAACTCGCACTGGCGGAAACCCGGCAGGAGCCAGGGGCGGTAGGCAAAGCGCAGGGTTTGCCCATCAGAGGCTTCCGGTAGGGCGGCGCCGTGCGGCGCGACGTGCGCGCTCGCCAAATGAACGTCCAAGGCCGTCTCTAGTTCCAGCACGCCGAGATATGCTTCCAACAGGCTCATGTCGGCTTGCAGCATTTCGTTGAAACAGGCTTGGCGTCCATGGGCAGACACAGCCAATAATGCATCTGGCCAGTCTGGCAAGCCGCACAACAATGCCTCGAAGCGGTCTCGCGTGGCGCGAAAGGTGGGTACGAGCCGGCTTAGCGCGACACCGGCTGCGGAGTCACCGCGCAGCTCGCGCAGAATAATGTCCGGTTCCAGCGCGTCGATGCGCAGGATCAGGATTTCGCCCGTGGCCACGTTCCGGCCCACGTTGGCCAGGAGTTCATGGCCGTCGATGCGCAACCAGGAAAAATTGGCGAGATGGGGCAAAGCCGCCTGGCCGGTTTGGTTCGGCTCTGTGCGCAGGGCCACGCCCCGCACGATTTGACCCACGCGGTGACTGCGCCGGAAGTCCGTGGCGCGGTCGCCGCCGGAGAAACCCTGGCCAGGCCGGCCACCGCCGCCATCGCCAGTCACGCGCACGGTTTGATCCGCTCAGGATTTGGCTTGGCCGATGATGAGTTCCACCTCGTCCACGCTCAGCCCGGTGGAGCGAGCCAGTTCCGAGGCGGACTTGCCGCTACGCCAGCCGGTCAGGATGACCTCGCGCAGGAACTGAGGCGAACGGGAGTACTGCTCGGCCTGTTTGATGATGCGCCGCAGGTCCTTGGCCCGTTCCTCGATTTTGGCGTCCAGGTCGATCAGTTCGGCTTGGCGATGCTGGAATGTGGATACGAGTTCCTGCTCAAGCTGGGCGTTGAAGCGCAACTTGTTGAGCAGGTCATCCTGCTTGCTCTGTAGTTGGGAAAGAATGGCCTCGGACTGCTTGAGGCGCATGAAAAAGAAGATGACCACGCCAAGCAGCATGACTTCTGTTACGCTCAAGGCCAATAACAGCCAGTTGGATAGGGACATGACTTGGAGGGGATCCTTGCTGTTGCGCGTTCAAATTTCGAGATTGATGATGTTGCCGGCCCAGGGAGAGGACGCCGAAGGAGCCTGTTCCTGGTCACCCTCTCCGCCGTCGCGCTTCCTGCCGTCCGAAAGGTCGAGGCTGCGTTTTTCGTTGGGGTTACTGTCCTTGTGTACCTGGGCGGAAGACTCCTTCTTCTGGACCTTCTCGATCATCCTGTTCTGACGCTTGTGCAACTCGGCCACATGCTGAGCAAGAACGGCCTGTTGCGCGTCCGGATGAGACGCGGTCGCGCTCTGCACTTTTGACACATGCGGCATCTGGGCGATGAGCGTCGAGAGATCCAAGGGAGTCGGCATGTCATTGGACCAGGTACTTTTCTACATAGATGGTATCCAACTGGTCGTTGCCCAAATACTGGTTGAGCACCGACACGAGGTCCGCCTTAAGAGCCTCTATGTTTTTCGTATCGGCCAGAAATTCAAAATCTTTATTCTTGAGATAGTAATAGATGGCGTCACGCAGGAGCAGCGCCTTGATTTTGACCTCATTCTCCAGAGCGGGGCTCAAGGAAGTGAAGGCGAACTTGAGATGAAGGAAGTGCACCTGGCCTTTGGCATCCACCTTCTCGACCCAGAAGGGCTCCAGGCCCAAGACGAACTCCTGGACCTCGGACTCCGTGGGTGGGGGTGGGGGCGCGGGTTCCTCGACCTCCTCTTCGGGCACGGGCTTGACCTCAACCTGTGCCACTTCCTTGAGTTCAATCACCGGGAGGATGAATTTGACCGTGGTCAAGGTGAGCAGCGCCAGCAGAAGCAAGGCCAAGAGCAGCCAGCGCAGCTTCTTGTCCTTGAGCAGCTTGATGAGAGCATTTTCCGGCTTTGGCGCCGCAATGGTCAGTTCCTCGGCCTGGGCTTCGGCAAAGAACTCCTGCGGCGCTTCCTCTTCCTCGGGTTCATCGAGAAAGGGCGCGTCATCCAGATCGAGTTCGACCTTCTGATTGGACCGCGCCTGGTCCTGGCCCTGAATACTGCTTGGATCCAGCATGGCCTTGGGCTTGCTGGTATCGGTCTTATCCGGGGAGGTGCTGGCGTCTGCTGCCAGAAGGATGGGCATCATGGTTGTCGGTTCCAGTCCGCCACGAGTTTCGCGTCAGCTCTAGGCGAAGATTTTGGCAATCTTCTGCTCGAGTATGTCGGCAGTGAACGGCTTGATGACGTAGTTGGAGACCTTGGCCTGAACCGCCTCGATGATGTTTTCCTGCTGGGCCTCGGCCGTGACCATGAGAAAAGGCATATTCTGGTAGTCCTTGCTCTGGCGAACCTTGCGCAGCAACTCGATGCCGGTCATTTTGGGCATGTTCCAGTCGGCGACGATGAAATCGATGGGCTGCTTTCCCAAGATTTCCCAGGCCATGACTCCATCCTCCGCCTCGACGATGTTCTGGAAGCCGAGCTGACGCAGGATATCCTTCATGATTCGGCGCATGGTGGGGAAGTCGTCCACAACGAGCACCTGCATATTTACATCATAGGCCATTTGATTCCTCAATAAGCGTCCAGATTGTACTGGTCTTTGAACAGCTTGCGGAGTTTGCCCAAGGCCTGGCTGTGGAGCTGGGACACGCGGCCCTCGGTGATCTCCATTACGTTGGCCGTTTCGCGCATGTTCAGCTCCTCTCCGTAATACAACGAGAGCACCAGTTTTTCCCTGGGGGTCAATTCATCGATAAGCAAAGTAATTTTGTCAATAAGTTCCTGGAATGCCGCACTTTGATATGGGTCGCCATCCACGCCGGCATCACTTACGGAGGCCACGCATTCGGAAATGGCATCAAGACTCAGGCAGAGCTGATTTTGAAGCATCTCCAGGCCCATGTCCACATCCTTCTCGCTCAGACCGGTGCGTTTGGCGATCTCCTGCACCGTGGCCGGCCGGCCCGTCTCCTGCTCGATCTCGCGTACGGTGTGTTCCATGAGCCGAAGGCGCTGTCGCAGGCCCCGCGAGTACCAGTCCATGCGCCGCAACTCGTCGAGCATGGCGCCCTTGATGCGGCTTTCGGCGTAGGTCTCGAACTTGATGCGCAGTTCGGGATTGAACTTCTGCAAGGCCTCCATGAGTCCCAGGCTTCCGGCGCTCATGAGCTCGCCAAGCTCTACCGTCTGGGGCAGCTTGGCCTTGAGGCGCAAGGCCATGATTTTGATTTTCGGGCCATAGTGCCTGACTATCTCCTCCCTATCCTGAGAGGCGAAGTTTTCCCAACGCGTCTGTCCGGAGTCCAGCTCAAGCCACGGACTGTTCCTGGAACAGAATTTTTTTCCAGAAGAATTTGATGTTACCATCGAGTTCCGTCGCAGCTTCCCATGTTGTGATACGCTCTGCCGCCTGACGCAGGCTCGCACTTGCCTCGCTCTGAGGGAGCAGATGGCAGAACGGCTGTTGTCGTATGACCGCCTGCCTGACAGCAGGATCGAAAGGCACGGAGCCAAGGAGATCGAGAGACACGCCGCTCAGGAATTGGTCGCAGGCGCGGTAGAGCTTGATATAGACCTCGCGCGCGGCGCTCGGGCTTGGGGCCATGTTAACCAGGACCTTGAATCGCTCCACGCCGTGATTGTACTTGAGCACCTTGATCAGGGCGTAGGCATCGGTCAGCGAGGTCGGGTCCGGAGTGAGCACGATGAGCTTTTCCTGGGCGGCCAGGTTGAAGTAGAGCACGTTTTCGTTGATGCCGGCTCCCGTATCCACGATGAGGTAATCGAGCTTGTCCTCCAGGGTGTCCATGGACTCCAACAGTTCGAGCTTCTGCCCCGTGGACAGCTCCAGCATCTCGCTCACGCCCGAGGAGGCGGGCAAGATGGGGAAGCCGTACGGCGTGGCGTAGATGATGTCATCGAGCCGCGCCCCTTCGTGGAAAAGATGGAAGAGGTTAAGGCTCGGAGCCAAGCCGAGCAGGACATCCACGTTGGCCAAGCCCAAGTCGGCGTCCAGCAGGAGCACACGTTTGCCAAGCTTGGACAGGCAGTAGGCCAAATTGACGGAAATGTTCGTCTTGCCCACGCCGCCTTTGCCCGAAGTAACTGAAAAGACTAAAGGAAAAGATGATGCCATGAGGTTTCGCAGCTCCTTTGGGAGTTACGCGTGTAGCTTTTCAGGAGCCTGCCCGCAAGGCAGCTCATGCTTGAAGATGAGTTTCCACAGGAGCATGTTTTCCGCCGGGGCCATGCAATCCTTGAATCCCGCGGCCCAGGACACGGCGGAAATCGGCACCCTGCAGGAGTCGGCAACGTTTATCAGGCCGCCAAAGCTGGCGGCTTCGTCCAGCTTGGTCCAGATGACGGAGGAGAGCCTGGCGAAGGAGAAGGCGCGCAGGAAGTGATCCAGCTGGGGTTTGCCGTAGTGGGGGCTGAGTACCAGATGGAACGCGCATTCGTCCACTTCCGAAAGGCCCAGCAGCGTCAGGCGCTCGGACAGGACCTGGGGGCCGCTCATGCCGGGCAGGTCGACATAGATGCGGTCGAAATTGTCGGCCTCGTCCAGCAGCTTGAGGATGTCCTCGCGGCTGCCCGCCTCGCGGTAGGAGAAGCCGGACAGCTCGCAGTAGTGCCGCAGCACCAATCGCCCCCTGGCCTGGCGGTCGTCGGCATTGACCAGGCAGATGCGCAGGTCGGGCTTTTCCTGCTGGGCAGCCAGGGCCATGCGGATGACCGTGGTGGTCTTGCCAGCTCCGGATGGACCCGCCACGCAGTGGATCTTTTCCGGCCAGGAGGCCAGCGTCAACGGCCGGACGGACAGGATTTCGGCCAGGGCGGCCAGAAGCGAGGTCTGTTTGTCCAGGACCAGGCATTTGTACAGGGTCACGCCGATCTTGGGGTCCACGCCCTCGCGCTCCAGGTA containing:
- a CDS encoding D-alanine--D-alanine ligase family protein, whose protein sequence is MRVLLIAGGWSNEREVSLSGAAKIHEALLRLGCKVTRLDPAERFDDILELASDSDFAFINMHGTPGEDGLVQAMLEQVDCPYQGSGPKASFLALNKACAKQVFARAGIPTPRWEYLPRRPQAGWSTKLRFPLFVKPNMGGSSLDLCRADNAEELTPAIERIFCRGETVLLEEGVNGQEVTSAILGEKALPLILIQPAGCAFFDYRCKYTQGGAKEICPAPIPERTARRVQELSMRAHKAMELRGYSRSDFMLEGDEPYILEVNTLPGMTPTSLVPQAAHEAGLDFDALIKRLMDLGLEAHGRKFEI
- a CDS encoding YajQ family cyclic di-GMP-binding protein codes for the protein MPSFDIVSQVDQQELDNAVNNVRKEVETRYDFRNVTTVIDLNKKDKKISVLTGDEMKIKALKEMLAANCAKRKVDPKFLEWGKVEPTSKGQVKAEVKIVEGISKDMAKKIVKLIKDKGLKVQPSIQDEQVRVTGKKIDDLQEVIQMLKTTDLDLPLQYVNMKS
- a CDS encoding HypC/HybG/HupF family hydrogenase formation chaperone, which encodes MCLAVPMEIEAINESVADVRVGEVRHQVRLDIIDEQPQVGDFVIVHAGFALRRIDREEGLATLKLFQEGLNLELS
- the hypE gene encoding hydrogenase expression/formation protein HypE, which encodes MNDAKVLLDYGSGGRASHRLIGELLLSHFRSPELARLNDAAVLDLRGPVAVSTDSFTVDPIFFPGGDIGSLAVHGTVNDVAMLGARPLYLTCALILEEGLPMADLERIVASLGQAADAAGVAVVTGDTKVMPRGQADKIFINTTGIGQIMVETPPSGDRARPGDAILVSGSMGDHGLTILSQREGLAFDAPVESDSACLSHLILKLLEALPDIHVLRDPTRGGLATTLNEIAGQSRAGCLIEESSLPVKQAVKAGCSFLGLDPLYLANEGKFICILPEAQADAALSILRADPLGKDAARIGTVTAENPGKVVMRTPLGGHRMLSMLEGEQLPRIC
- a CDS encoding HDIG domain-containing metalloprotein; the protein is MASPFPSRCRPEWRTPSDAECIGFWDIHGMPEHIRRHSQIVAEVATALTVRARELGAAVCVQTVRASALLHDLGKAYTIAFGGNHSQIGAAWASQLTGNPLISHGVLHHVHWPFEPDVERYFLPLAVLYADKRVRHDVIVSVTERFQDIAERYGLTEDIRDKILLTMENSIEVEQRLNEYLKVDLNACAFDRGRLVQRA
- the hypD gene encoding hydrogenase formation protein HypD, producing MNFLDKFRDPELCRRLLDLIHKESKGVRFMEVCGTHTVSIFQSGIHTLLPDNVVHLTGPGCPVCVTHDREVAAYLELAARPGVTIATFGDLMKVPGPKGRNLKTAQADGADVRVVYSPFDSLELARKLPDRQVVFLGIGFETTAPAVAATLKAAREQKLANFKVLPFHKLVPPALRGLLSDPEMRIEGFILPGHVSAVIGLDPYKFLGDDCGLPAAITGFEPLDLLQALLFLVRQKNTGGHEVVNQYRRVVADAGNPKAMQVMYEVFEPADALWRGIGTIPGSGLAIREEYAEHDAFRALDLTLPEVPPLPGCRCGEVLKGKMRPDQCPLFKKACTPATPVGPCMVSTEGSCAAYFKYQLDA
- a CDS encoding chemotaxis protein, producing the protein MAQHNILLEAGTNELEIVEFYIDEQTPDGQSYKGYYGVNVAKVLEIIRQPTITEVPQVTHSSILGAFNQRSRIIPLVDLAIWLDKTRTEPLEPKVIVTEFNAVTTGFLVSGVTRIHRMSWESVEPPNRYVSSFSSDSITGVVKIDGRIIFILDLEKIVAEINPGMRMRLNAESRKGEGARYRAMVVDDSALIRNMLKSLLEGANFSVETAENGREGWDRLQGYKERADREGRDLPEFIQIVISDIEMPSMDGHSLTKRIKEDPELRRLPVVLFSSLISDKLRHKGEAVGADDQITKPQINELATRSKELIAERFGIPA